CGGTGACGTTTCCGATGGGTGACAAGAAGCTGGCGAGCATCGGCGTAGAGGATATCGGCAAATGCGCCTACGGCATCTTCAAGAAGGGACTGGAGTATGTCGGCAAGACGGTCGCCATTTCGGGCGAGCAACCGACAGGACAGCAGATAGCAGATGCCCTGAGCAGAGTTCTCGGGAAGGAGGTGGCGTACAACGATGTTCCGCCTGAGGTCTATAGAGGTTTTGGTTTTCCGGGTGCGGAGGATCTGGGAAACA
This DNA window, taken from Rhodothermales bacterium, encodes the following:
- a CDS encoding NmrA family NAD(P)-binding protein, coding for VTFPMGDKKLASIGVEDIGKCAYGIFKKGLEYVGKTVAISGEQPTGQQIADALSRVLGKEVAYNDVPPEVYRGFGFPGAEDLGNMFQFKRDFNDYFCTVRDPAIARELNPELQTLDAWLSRNKHLIPLD